Below is a window of Nicotiana tabacum cultivar K326 chromosome 19, ASM71507v2, whole genome shotgun sequence DNA.
TTTGATTTAGAAACAATTTTGCCtctaaattacaaaaatatattagAATAAATTCAATTGTTTTATTTGGCTCCAAATTGATACTGCACCACTTTTTGGAATGATGAACTACAATGCTAGAGTATATATGTGGTAACTGCTTCTGAAATAAATGAGTTTGTCTGTAATCTCAAACACATTAGATTGCACTCAAATATTTTTagtgtgagaaggcacgggagaaaatatgttattgatattggatgataaatacaatacaagaggtccctatttatagctatacaatacaaggagatattactcctcttccaatgtgggacaagactacactatacatatctataaactaacaTTTAGTTTGAGTACTTATCTTCTGGTCATGTGTTGCCTTTTTCATTACATAGAGTTAAATAATTGTGTGAAAAATATAATCAGTTTTACCATGTTCCAGGATGGCATAAATGCTTAGTTTGCCAGAGAAGTCCAAATTATCACTGTTATTGTTGTGATAGAGCTGTATGCTCTCGGTGCATTGGTCGAGTCGAGTTTGTCCTTCTTAAAGGGAAGTATGGATTCTGCAATAACTGCCTAAAGCTCGCATTGCTCGTGGAAGAAGACGTGAATGTTGATTCTGATGGGGTATGCATGACTATTATGGTTATTCTCAAACTATTAAGTTTTGGTTCAGTACTAATTAATTGCTTACTTTACTATTTTGGAAATGTTTATCTTTACATCTGAAGAAAACTTGTCATGGGAACTATTAACTGAACTAGCCCAGGAAATAACTTGAAATGCACCTTACTAGCATGATGCTTTACAGCATTGACAtataattgtgttttatattcatgATAGTAGGAGATAAATGAAGCCAAATCTCGAAAGCACTTTGAGACCCAACAGGCTTTGACAATAGGAAAGTATGAGATGCTTTATGTGTCTCTCTttaaaaaactatctatattcatctgtgattattttaaaaaaagtaataGAGATTATATAAGGAAAAAGACAGAAAATCCTGTTCAATTTGTAAGGTGAACTGTATTTTATGGAAGTTTAAAAAGTTACTTGTCTCTTACAAAGTGGCTTCACACTGGTTTAACAGGAGAGGAGCTCGGTAGACAAAGTTGTATTTAAGGGGCGTAAGTTGGATcatcattttgttgttttctggATTTTCTTCTTCTAGGGTTCCGAAGTTGAATTTATTCTAGCAACATGTGATGTGGATATTATGATAATTGATCTTTTTTGTCACAAACTCTATTTAACAGCTAACATTTCCTCGGTTTGAGCATGTAAGATTACGTCTTGTGGTTTTATCACTATTATCAGATTGGCAATATTCAGTTAGAGGagtcttcttttatttcttgctATAATCTTCCTCTCTTATTTGCTCTGTTAATCCAGTAGTTGATGAAGTAATCTGTTTCATTTCTCATACGAATGATTGTTGTTTTCCAGGAAAGCGTAGACCTCAGAGATCGGGAAACATACGAGGGCCTTTTCAGGGAGTATTACGAGatagtaaaggaaaaagaaggaTTTGACAAAAATAGTGTTCTTGCTGCTAAGGCTCAACTAGACAAGGAAAAAAGTTGCCGTATTAACTCTGATTCAGATAAATGTAGTGATGAAGAGGATGAATTTAGTGAAGAAGAGGATGAGCAACTCGCTTCGGACGATGGAGATTTAAATGACGGAGAACCTTACAAGAAAGGACTTAAAAAGAAGAGATGTACACAGCAAAAAGCAAAGATGCAAAGAACAGTaaagtcaaagaaaaatgaatttgTTGGATGGGGATCAAAAGCTCTAATTGACTTTCTTCAGTTTATTGGCCAAGATACTAGAGAAAAATTATCTCAATATGATGTGACCTCGATCATAAGTAAATATGTAAAAGAACATAACCTTATCCATCCAGTTAAAAAGAAAAGGATCGTTTGTGATGTTTGGTTACAAGCTGTTTTTGGGAAGAAAGAGGTCAACAGACACAGAATATATAGCCTCCTTGACAGCCACTTTGTTGAAAATGAGGAGCGATCAGAAAAGGATGAGCTTGATCATGATCTTGAAGACAATGACACAGAAAAGGTGGCTGAGAAAAAGGCTGAACAAAACAAGATGTCCTCAGTCAAGTATTCAACTGCAGCTCAAAGTCCACCTGAACAAAACAAGATGTTCTCAGTTAAGTATTCAACCGCAGTTAAGAGTCCGTTTGCAGCCTTGATTCCTGAAAATATCAAACTTGTTTACCTGAAGAGGAGCTTGGTGCTGGAGATTATCAAACAGCCTCAGCCAATTGAAAcaaagattataggaagttttgtcCGGATCAAGTTAGACCCATGTGATTACAAGCGGAGTAACTCTCATCAGCTTGTGCAAATTGCAGGTTGTTTTAACAATGAGTTCATACTTTGATTTATCTTGAAATAGTTGCCAAACATCCCTCGCGTCTTCCATAAGAAGTTTTTGGATAATTGGACAGTAACTTACCAGAAGGCCTGTTTTTTCCCATTTTGATTGATTTATGTTTCCTTCACCTTTTGTTGTTATCATGTCATTGATAATATGTTCAAGCATCTAACTATAATGTTCCTAATAGCACATGAAATGAAAGTGAAACTTGAAACTCGTTTTTCATCTTCCCATgaactaagggtgtgtttggtaggaGGGATTTCCcattttcccatgtttggttggcttaaatattttgaaaaatattttcttcatgaactcattttcctctaattggaggaaaaatgttttccctatcaagagaagggaaaacttTTCCAACCTTCCTTCCATTCCCCATCCCCACCAACGCCCACAACCCACCCCCACCCTAACTCCACCCACCCTCGCCCCACTcccaccctaaatagaaatattattaatagcactttcttttcatgttatagatagatttttttttcatttcaacaaatgagtatttttttttcatgatataaaaaaagttttttttttttcgttttaacaaaagaaagtactgtcttttcatgatgtagaaaaaaaaattctttcatttcaacaaaatgagtactttattttcatgttgtagaaatagtactttcttt
It encodes the following:
- the LOC107816092 gene encoding zinc finger CCCH domain-containing protein 19-like, yielding MAKKRGRPRKLKKEEIAEDWCFECKDGGELMICDYGQCLKAYHPECVGIADSFLTSDKRWICGWHKCLVCQRSPNYHCYCCDRAVCSRCIGRVEFVLLKGKYGFCNNCLKLALLVEEDVNVDSDGESVDLRDRETYEGLFREYYEIVKEKEGFDKNSVLAAKAQLDKEKSCRINSDSDKCSDEEDEFSEEEDEQLASDDGDLNDGEPYKKGLKKKRCTQQKAKMQRTVKSKKNEFVGWGSKALIDFLQFIGQDTREKLSQYDVTSIISKYVKEHNLIHPVKKKRIVCDVWLQAVFGKKEVNRHRIYSLLDSHFVENEERSEKDELDHDLEDNDTEKVAEKKAEQNKMSSVKYSTAAQSPPEQNKMFSVKYSTAVKSPFAALIPENIKLVYLKRSLVLEIIKQPQPIETKIIGSFVRIKLDPCDYKRSNSHQLVQIAGIKHGSSDNCNSEIFLQVSNMSTDVCLTMLSDDEFSREECDDLREKVKKGLLKKPTIVELEQKAKILHEDITKHRIARELDLLKKLIDRANEKGWRYELFRHLERKKLLQQPSYLSCVLQNIPGVIPEEVELEALAKDESDGNEMQQCSDKTTPPKQNILGVIPEEVELEALAKDESDGNEMQQCSDKTTPPKQNISGVIPVEEELEALDKDKKDCSQMQQWLDETTKVVICKEEDGAAREPSPSKLQ